Below is a window of Clavibacter michiganensis subsp. tessellarius DNA.
GTTGAGGAACTGCGGCAGCTCGTCGAGCGAGTAGCGGCGGAGCACGCCGCCCACCTTCGTGATGCGCGGGTCGTCCGTCACCTTGAACAGCGGGGTGTCCGCCGTGCCCTGCTGCTCCAGCAGCGCGAACAGCTCGGCGTCGGCGTTCATCCGCATGGAGCGGAACTTGAGCATGTGGAACGGCTCGCCGTTCAGGCCGATGCGCTCCTGCTTGTAGAAGACGTCGCCCGCGCTCGTGGCCTTGATGAGGATCGCGAGGATGAGGAACACCGGGCTGAGCACGATGAGCGTGATGCCGGAGACGACGATGTCGAACAGCCGCTTCGACAGCAGCTTCCGGCCCTCGAAGCGCGGCGTCTCCACGTGGATCAGCGGCAGGCCGGCCACCGGGCGGGTGTGGATGCGCGGGCCGCCGATGTCGGTGAGGCCGGGCGCCATGACGAGGTGGTGGCGGCCGGGCTCGAGCGACCAGCTGAGCTCGCGGATCCGCTCGGGCGGCAGCTCGTCGCTCGAGGTGAGCACGAGCGTGTCGGCGCCGAGCCGGTCGAGGGTCGCGAGCGCGTCGTCGGCGTCGCCGAGCACGGGCACGTCGAGTCCCGGGAGCCGCGACGGCCGCGCGTCGCCCGTGAGGCAGGCGCCCACCACGCGGTACCCGGCGGAGGGCGCGCGGGCGAGCGTGGTCGCGGTGTGCGTGGCGCTCTCCAGCGAGCCGACCAGGAGGATCAGCGAGGAGAACTCCCCGCGGCGGCGCTGCGCCGACAGCCACACGCGCCAGAGCGCGCGGGACAGCAGCAGGAGCACGAGGCCGAGCGGCAGGCCGGTGACGATGTAGCCGCGCGCCAGGTCGATCTTCACGAGGAAGGCGACGATGGCGATGATCCCGAAGAGCCGCAGCGTCGCGTCCGCGACCTGCTTGTACTCCTGCGTGCCCGTGCCGACGATGCGGTAGTCGCGCGTGCTGTAGACGGTGAGCACGAAGAGCCAGGCGGCGATCAGCACGACGGAGACCATCGTGTAGGTCACGGCGACGCCCTGCGCGTTGGCGCCGAGGTCGACCGTGCCCGCCGTCGTGCCGAACCACAGGAACTGCACGCCGAAGGTCGTCAGGACGATGACGATCGCGTCGCTC
It encodes the following:
- a CDS encoding sugar transferase translates to MDTHQTRRTDEAQEGSRWRVVYARRLALSDAIVIVLTTFGVQFLWFGTTAGTVDLGANAQGVAVTYTMVSVVLIAAWLFVLTVYSTRDYRIVGTGTQEYKQVADATLRLFGIIAIVAFLVKIDLARGYIVTGLPLGLVLLLLSRALWRVWLSAQRRRGEFSSLILLVGSLESATHTATTLARAPSAGYRVVGACLTGDARPSRLPGLDVPVLGDADDALATLDRLGADTLVLTSSDELPPERIRELSWSLEPGRHHLVMAPGLTDIGGPRIHTRPVAGLPLIHVETPRFEGRKLLSKRLFDIVVSGITLIVLSPVFLILAILIKATSAGDVFYKQERIGLNGEPFHMLKFRSMRMNADAELFALLEQQGTADTPLFKVTDDPRITKVGGVLRRYSLDELPQFLNVLLGSMSLIGPRPQREGEVALYDSAARRRLLIKPGMSGLWQVSGRSSLSWEDAIRLDLYYVENWSLTGDIIILARTFKAVFGADGAV